In one window of Bizionia sp. M204 DNA:
- a CDS encoding AAA family ATPase: MEETLKQDESHCIKIVLFGPESTGKTILAKKLATHFNTLWVPEFSRIYAENKAKLHEVLTQDDVLPIAEGQMALENKLTKQADKLLICDTDLLETKVYSESYYQDFTSERLNKFATENYYNLYFLTNIDLPWEPDGIRDKPHERETMFQAFQKALEIHQKPYILLSGNLTNRFEVAVKHINELLKSKI, from the coding sequence ATGGAAGAAACACTTAAACAAGACGAGAGTCATTGCATAAAAATTGTCCTGTTTGGTCCTGAGTCAACAGGAAAAACCATTCTTGCTAAAAAATTGGCGACTCATTTTAATACACTTTGGGTTCCAGAATTTTCTAGGATTTATGCTGAAAATAAAGCAAAATTACATGAGGTATTAACCCAAGATGATGTATTGCCCATTGCGGAAGGCCAAATGGCTTTAGAAAACAAATTGACTAAGCAAGCAGATAAATTACTAATTTGTGATACCGACTTGTTAGAAACAAAAGTATATAGTGAATCTTACTATCAGGACTTTACTTCAGAGCGCTTAAATAAATTTGCCACAGAAAATTACTATAATCTTTATTTTTTAACTAATATTGATCTGCCATGGGAGCCCGATGGCATTCGCGATAAACCGCATGAAAGAGAAACGATGTTTCAAGCGTTTCAAAAGGCGTTAGAAATTCACCAAAAGCCCTATATTTTACTAAGTGGAAATCTAACAAATCGTTTTGAAGTTGCCGTAAAGCATATTAATGAATTATTAAAAAGTA
- the pnuC gene encoding nicotinamide riboside transporter PnuC, which yields MSLIFDYLFGQYSDYDTLDIVLEIIAIVFGFLSVWYSKQNHIFVFPTGIISTSIFVYLLFKWALLGDMIINAYYFIMSIYGWYIWTRKIDDTHETPITSWNKRDKQTSIGIAVAAVICVAVIYQIFNKWSSWVSYVDILTTAIFFAGMYLMAKRKVENWIFWIVGDLISVPLYFYKGFTFTSLQYLGFTVLAIYGYLAWKKHLNKTRVIA from the coding sequence ATGAGCCTCATTTTTGATTACCTGTTTGGTCAGTACAGCGATTATGATACTCTAGATATTGTACTTGAGATTATTGCGATTGTTTTTGGGTTTCTATCCGTTTGGTATTCTAAACAGAACCATATTTTTGTGTTTCCAACCGGTATTATTAGCACAAGTATCTTTGTATATTTATTGTTTAAATGGGCACTATTAGGCGATATGATTATTAACGCCTACTATTTTATAATGAGTATTTATGGTTGGTATATTTGGACACGTAAAATAGATGATACGCATGAAACACCAATTACATCATGGAATAAAAGGGATAAACAGACTTCAATTGGAATTGCCGTTGCAGCGGTAATTTGTGTTGCTGTTATTTATCAAATTTTTAATAAATGGAGTAGTTGGGTGTCGTATGTTGATATTCTTACAACTGCCATATTTTTTGCCGGAATGTATCTCATGGCAAAACGAAAAGTTGAAAATTGGATTTTCTGGATTGTAGGTGATCTTATTTCAGTCCCCTTATATTTTTACAAAGGATTTACCTTTACAAGTTTACAGTATTTAGGTTTTACAGTATTAGCAATTTATGGTTATTTAGCATGGAAGAAACACTTAAACAAGACGAGAGTCATTGCATAA
- a CDS encoding thiamine-binding protein yields the protein MKISVELTLTPLHDDYEPAIIHFIKKLRASHLKVLENPLSTQVYGDYDAVMKLLTVEIKEAFELIERGLLHMKIVKSDRQDYEPHF from the coding sequence ATGAAAATATCCGTAGAATTAACCTTAACACCGTTGCATGATGACTATGAACCAGCCATCATTCATTTTATAAAAAAATTACGAGCATCTCATTTAAAAGTCCTTGAAAACCCATTAAGCACGCAGGTTTATGGCGATTATGATGCGGTTATGAAACTTTTAACCGTTGAAATAAAAGAAGCTTTTGAATTAATTGAACGCGGTTTGCTACACATGAAAATAGTCAAATCAGATAGACAAGATTATGAGCCTCATTTTTGA
- a CDS encoding geranylgeranylglyceryl/heptaprenylglyceryl phosphate synthase has protein sequence MKTIYNHILQATSKGEKLLAVLIDPDKMDLNTVAKFIEKVNASRATHIFVGGSVVAAQLTEALVIEIKKHTQLPLLLFPGDVGQITNQADALLFLSLISGRNPDYLIGKHVQAISKLKNSNLEIISTGYILIENGKQTAVQRVTNTAPLQNNNIQLIADTATAGELLGMKLIYLEAGSGALQPVSKKIIEKVKTNISIPLIVGGGIRNLKQLKQAYQAGADLVVIGTAFEDDESFFEELQDC, from the coding sequence ATGAAGACTATTTATAATCACATTTTACAAGCTACATCTAAAGGTGAAAAATTATTAGCCGTTTTAATCGATCCTGATAAAATGGATTTAAATACCGTTGCTAAATTTATAGAAAAGGTAAATGCGTCTCGAGCCACACATATTTTTGTTGGTGGAAGTGTGGTTGCAGCGCAATTAACAGAAGCTTTGGTAATAGAAATTAAAAAACACACCCAATTACCTCTTTTATTATTCCCTGGTGATGTAGGACAAATAACAAATCAAGCCGATGCACTCTTATTTTTATCACTGATTTCAGGTAGAAATCCAGACTATTTAATTGGTAAGCATGTTCAAGCCATTTCGAAATTGAAAAATTCAAATTTAGAAATTATTTCAACCGGTTATATCTTAATTGAAAATGGCAAACAAACAGCCGTACAACGTGTAACCAATACAGCACCATTACAAAATAATAACATCCAATTAATAGCAGATACAGCCACAGCTGGCGAATTACTTGGAATGAAACTTATATATTTGGAAGCTGGGAGTGGTGCATTGCAACCGGTATCCAAGAAGATAATTGAAAAAGTAAAAACCAATATTAGCATTCCCTTAATTGTGGGCGGCGGAATTCGAAATTTAAAACAATTAAAACAAGCCTACCAAGCTGGAGCCGATTTAGTAGTTATAGGAACGGCTTTTGAAGATGATGAGTCTTTTTTTGAAGAACTTCAAGATTGTTAA
- a CDS encoding 4'-phosphopantetheinyl transferase superfamily protein, whose translation MPLYKTLIPNSQTTVKIWKIEESYDDLIQPITLKPESLSRVLSMKSELHQRGFLSVRHLLAEFGYTDTDLYYDENGKPHLKDGKYISITHSFTFSGVVVSDHLVGIDIEKQRDKIGVIAHKFMDYESQYLQKDAEDYIRKLTVIWCIKESLYKLFATPGLSFLQHTLVIPFEILDSETRAWIDYDNSKHSFDTTFLEFEGFTCAFALPIK comes from the coding sequence ATGCCGCTTTATAAAACCCTTATTCCCAACTCACAAACTACTGTTAAAATCTGGAAGATAGAAGAATCTTATGACGATTTAATTCAGCCAATTACCTTAAAACCCGAAAGTTTAAGCCGCGTTTTAAGTATGAAAAGTGAGCTGCACCAACGTGGTTTTTTAAGTGTTAGACATTTGCTTGCCGAATTTGGTTATACCGATACCGATTTGTATTACGATGAAAATGGTAAGCCGCATTTAAAGGACGGGAAATATATTTCTATTACGCATTCCTTTACATTTTCTGGAGTGGTGGTTAGTGATCATTTAGTAGGCATTGATATTGAAAAACAACGAGACAAAATTGGTGTTATTGCGCATAAATTTATGGATTATGAAAGTCAATATTTGCAAAAAGATGCCGAGGATTATATTCGGAAACTAACCGTTATTTGGTGTATTAAAGAATCCCTTTATAAATTGTTTGCTACTCCTGGGTTGAGTTTTTTACAGCATACACTGGTAATTCCTTTTGAAATATTAGATTCCGAAACACGCGCTTGGATAGATTATGATAACAGTAAACATAGTTTCGATACTACTTTTTTAGAATTTGAAGGTTTTACCTGTGCTTTTGCCTTACCAATTAAGTAA
- the ahcY gene encoding adenosylhomocysteinase, with product MTTKTVAYVPNKVKDMSLAAWGRKEMDLAEAEMPGLMSLREEYKNEQPLKGARIAGCLHMTIQTAVLIETLQALGAEVTWSSCNIFSTQDQAAAAIAAAGTAVYAWKDMTEEEFDWCIEQTLFFGEDRKPLNMILDDGGDLTNMVLDRYPELAAGINGLSEETTTGVHRLYERVKAGTLPMPAINVNDSVTKSKFDNKYGCKESAVDAVRRATDIMLAGKRVVVCGYGDVGKGTAASFKGAGSIVTVTEIDPICALQAAMDGFEVKKLETVVGNADIVITTTGNKDIVRGEHFEAMKDKTIVCNIGHFDNEIDMAWLNKNHGHTKDVIKPQVDKYTVNGKDVIILAQGRLVNLGCATGHPSFVMSNSFTNQTLAQIELWTNKDAYKNEVYMLPKHLDEKVAKLHLEKIGVELTELKDDQAKYIGVAVEGPYKPEYYRY from the coding sequence ATGACTACAAAAACAGTTGCTTACGTACCAAATAAGGTAAAAGATATGTCGCTTGCGGCTTGGGGAAGAAAAGAGATGGATTTAGCTGAAGCAGAAATGCCAGGATTAATGAGTCTACGTGAAGAATACAAAAATGAACAACCACTTAAAGGTGCACGTATTGCAGGTTGTCTGCACATGACGATCCAAACAGCAGTTTTAATAGAAACATTACAAGCTTTAGGCGCTGAAGTTACATGGAGTTCATGTAATATTTTCTCTACCCAAGATCAGGCAGCAGCAGCTATTGCGGCAGCAGGAACGGCTGTTTACGCCTGGAAAGATATGACCGAAGAAGAATTTGATTGGTGTATTGAACAAACCTTGTTTTTTGGTGAAGACAGAAAACCACTAAATATGATTTTAGATGATGGTGGCGATTTAACTAATATGGTTTTAGACAGGTACCCAGAATTGGCTGCGGGCATTAATGGCCTTTCAGAAGAAACAACTACAGGTGTACACCGTTTATACGAACGTGTAAAAGCTGGAACATTACCCATGCCAGCTATAAATGTAAATGATTCGGTTACAAAATCGAAATTCGATAATAAATATGGCTGTAAAGAAAGTGCTGTAGATGCTGTACGTCGTGCAACAGATATTATGTTAGCAGGAAAGCGCGTAGTGGTATGTGGTTATGGCGATGTTGGTAAAGGTACCGCTGCCTCTTTTAAAGGTGCTGGAAGTATTGTAACCGTTACAGAAATCGATCCTATTTGTGCGCTTCAAGCTGCCATGGATGGTTTTGAAGTTAAGAAATTAGAAACTGTTGTTGGAAATGCCGATATTGTTATTACCACTACAGGAAATAAAGATATTGTTCGTGGTGAACATTTTGAAGCCATGAAAGACAAAACAATAGTTTGTAACATCGGACATTTTGATAACGAAATTGATATGGCTTGGTTAAACAAAAACCACGGTCATACCAAAGATGTTATTAAGCCACAAGTTGATAAATATACCGTAAACGGAAAGGACGTTATTATTTTAGCACAAGGACGCTTGGTAAATTTAGGTTGTGCAACTGGTCATCCAAGTTTTGTAATGAGTAACTCATTTACAAACCAGACTTTAGCACAAATTGAATTGTGGACAAATAAAGATGCTTATAAAAACGAGGTATATATGCTACCAAAACATTTAGATGAGAAAGTAGCTAAATTGCACCTTGAAAAAATTGGTGTAGAGCTTACCGAACTTAAAGACGATCAAGCCAAGTATATTGGTGTAGCTGTTGAAGGTCCTTATAAGCCAGAATACTACAGATACTAG
- a CDS encoding DUF1569 domain-containing protein, whose protein sequence is MSSKKLYELINKLENHINQHDVANPKISKATVGWHIDHSCKVINQVVLTLQSSDPALYKNDFSFLGKLFFTLGFFPRGKAKAPKNVKPPETISQKDLIKQLQEARTNIDIIPDLDKNAFFKHPLFGDVNKKRIYRFLELHTNHHVKIIRDILK, encoded by the coding sequence ATGAGCTCAAAAAAACTATATGAATTAATAAACAAGTTAGAAAACCACATAAATCAGCATGACGTTGCTAATCCAAAAATTTCAAAAGCAACTGTTGGCTGGCACATAGACCATAGCTGCAAAGTAATTAATCAAGTTGTTTTAACATTACAATCATCAGATCCGGCTTTATATAAAAATGATTTCAGCTTTTTAGGAAAGCTTTTTTTTACATTAGGGTTTTTCCCGAGAGGAAAGGCAAAGGCACCAAAAAACGTTAAACCACCTGAAACTATTTCACAAAAAGACCTTATAAAACAATTGCAAGAAGCACGAACAAATATTGACATCATTCCTGATTTAGATAAAAACGCCTTTTTTAAGCATCCGCTTTTTGGGGACGTAAACAAAAAAAGAATTTATCGATTTTTAGAATTACATACCAATCATCATGTGAAGATTATACGTGATATTCTAAAATAA
- the rpmA gene encoding 50S ribosomal protein L27 has product MAHKKGVGSSKNGRESESKRLGVKIFGGQAAVAGNIIVRQRGNTHHPGENVYGGKDHTLHAKVDGLVKFTKKKDNKSYVSIEPFEA; this is encoded by the coding sequence ATGGCTCATAAAAAAGGAGTTGGTAGTTCGAAGAATGGTAGAGAATCAGAATCAAAACGTTTAGGCGTTAAGATTTTTGGTGGACAAGCTGCTGTTGCTGGAAATATCATCGTAAGACAAAGAGGTAATACACATCACCCAGGTGAAAATGTGTATGGTGGAAAAGACCACACGTTACACGCTAAAGTGGACGGACTTGTTAAATTTACAAAGAAAAAAGACAACAAATCTTATGTTTCTATTGAACCTTTCGAGGCTTAA
- the rplU gene encoding 50S ribosomal protein L21: MYAIVEIAGHQFKVEKDQRVFVNRLATEEGKEVSFDNVLLIADGDNITVGAPAITGALVGAKVLKHLKGDKVIVFKKKRRKGYRVKNGHRQSLTEIVIESIAASGGKKAEKTEKAKPAKAEKTVKAEKAAPAKKEEATKAAPKKSTAKADDLKKIEGAGPKAAEALVNAGFETFAKIAKATPEALSTVLTDASSRLAHIVTDTWPKQAALAAEGKWDELKELQDRLDGGIEK; this comes from the coding sequence ATGTACGCAATTGTAGAGATAGCAGGGCATCAATTTAAAGTTGAAAAAGACCAAAGAGTTTTTGTTAATCGTTTAGCAACAGAAGAAGGTAAGGAAGTTTCTTTCGATAACGTTCTTTTAATTGCAGATGGTGACAATATAACTGTAGGCGCCCCAGCTATAACCGGAGCTCTAGTAGGAGCAAAAGTATTAAAGCACCTTAAAGGTGATAAAGTTATTGTTTTCAAAAAGAAAAGACGTAAAGGTTACCGTGTAAAAAACGGACACAGACAATCTTTAACGGAAATCGTAATTGAGAGCATTGCAGCGTCGGGAGGCAAAAAAGCTGAAAAAACCGAAAAAGCAAAACCAGCTAAAGCAGAGAAAACAGTGAAAGCTGAAAAAGCTGCACCAGCTAAAAAGGAAGAGGCTACAAAAGCAGCTCCTAAAAAATCAACTGCTAAAGCAGACGATTTAAAGAAAATTGAAGGTGCTGGACCAAAAGCTGCTGAAGCTTTGGTAAATGCAGGATTTGAAACTTTTGCTAAAATTGCAAAGGCAACACCTGAAGCATTAAGCACTGTGTTAACAGATGCAAGTTCAAGATTAGCTCACATTGTGACTGACACTTGGCCAAAACAAGCGGCTTTAGCTGCTGAAGGTAAGTGGGATGAACTTAAAGAATTACAAGACAGATTAGACGGCGGAATTGAGAAATAA
- a CDS encoding DUF4199 domain-containing protein has protein sequence MKNVILPVRFGLITSAVLIAYFLILALIDKHTNPVFSFLNAVITAFGIFETVRYYKLEQGDKFTYSNGFVAGLITGFVATVVFTFFFLLYITEINSDFVSQVLSFIDFGAPVSVGVMTFVVGIMGVATTVISAFTVMQYFKKSWNIS, from the coding sequence ATGAAAAACGTAATCTTACCAGTAAGGTTTGGCCTTATTACCAGTGCTGTATTAATTGCTTACTTTTTAATTCTAGCACTAATAGATAAACATACAAATCCGGTTTTTAGTTTTTTAAATGCGGTTATTACGGCTTTCGGGATTTTTGAAACCGTTCGTTATTATAAACTGGAGCAAGGCGATAAATTCACATACTCTAATGGCTTTGTAGCAGGTTTAATAACAGGTTTTGTTGCTACTGTTGTTTTTACATTTTTCTTTTTACTTTACATAACCGAAATTAATAGCGATTTTGTATCACAAGTTTTGTCTTTTATAGACTTTGGCGCGCCAGTTAGTGTTGGTGTTATGACCTTTGTTGTTGGCATAATGGGTGTGGCCACAACCGTAATTTCGGCATTTACGGTGATGCAGTATTTCAAAAAAAGCTGGAATATTTCGTAA
- a CDS encoding pitrilysin family protein produces the protein MKKGLLTFSACLLAIITSVAQEVKFEEFDLDNGLHVILHQDNTAPVVSTSVMYDVGGKDGDRSRTGFAHFFEHLLFEGSENIGRGEFMKIIPANGGTFNANTSQDRTYYYEIFPSNKLELGLWLESERMLHPVIDQVGVDTQNEVVKEERRQSFDNRPYGQILNTIGENLFVLHPYKDSNIGEMAHLDAATLEEFMAFFDKYYVPNNAVLVVAGDIDIAKTKGLVKDYFGAVKKGPDVVRNFPTEAPITKTVKATTYDKNIQTPAIIAAYRGPGMATKDARVLDMISSYLSGGKSSVLYKKLVDEQKQALTVQAINLPQVDYNIFALFALPLGDQVTIQTLLSEMDEEIVKIQNELISERDYQKLQNQFENQFVNSNSSISGIANSLATYYLLYGDVNLINNEIDIYRSITREDIQNVAKKYLNPNQRVEIDYLPKKDDQ, from the coding sequence ATGAAAAAAGGATTATTAACTTTTTCTGCATGTTTGCTAGCCATTATTACTAGTGTTGCACAAGAAGTGAAATTTGAAGAATTTGATTTAGATAATGGATTACACGTTATTCTGCATCAAGACAATACCGCACCTGTAGTTTCTACTTCGGTGATGTATGACGTAGGCGGAAAAGATGGAGACAGAAGCCGTACTGGATTTGCTCACTTTTTTGAGCATTTATTATTTGAAGGCTCTGAAAATATTGGTCGTGGTGAATTCATGAAAATTATTCCAGCTAATGGTGGAACGTTTAATGCCAATACATCACAAGACAGAACCTATTATTATGAAATATTTCCTTCTAACAAATTAGAATTGGGCCTATGGTTAGAATCTGAACGTATGCTACACCCTGTTATTGATCAAGTTGGTGTGGACACACAAAATGAGGTTGTAAAGGAAGAAAGACGTCAAAGTTTTGACAACAGACCTTACGGACAAATTTTAAATACTATTGGCGAAAACTTATTTGTGTTACATCCATACAAAGATTCCAATATTGGCGAGATGGCCCATTTAGATGCAGCTACTCTTGAAGAGTTTATGGCGTTTTTTGATAAATATTACGTTCCTAATAATGCCGTTTTAGTTGTTGCTGGAGATATTGATATTGCCAAAACCAAAGGATTAGTAAAAGATTATTTTGGAGCCGTAAAAAAAGGTCCAGACGTTGTACGTAACTTCCCGACTGAAGCACCAATTACTAAAACTGTTAAAGCTACTACATACGACAAGAACATTCAAACACCAGCAATTATTGCAGCGTATAGAGGCCCAGGAATGGCTACTAAAGACGCACGTGTATTGGATATGATTTCGTCATATTTAAGTGGTGGTAAGAGTTCGGTATTATATAAAAAATTAGTAGATGAGCAAAAACAAGCATTAACTGTTCAAGCCATAAACCTTCCTCAAGTTGACTATAATATTTTTGCGTTATTCGCTTTACCATTAGGTGACCAAGTAACTATTCAAACTTTATTATCGGAAATGGATGAGGAAATTGTAAAAATTCAAAATGAATTAATTTCAGAACGCGATTATCAAAAACTTCAAAATCAGTTTGAAAATCAGTTTGTAAATTCTAACTCTAGTATTTCTGGAATTGCTAATTCATTAGCTACTTATTATTTATTATATGGTGATGTAAACTTAATTAATAATGAAATAGACATTTACCGTTCTATTACTAGAGAAGATATCCAAAACGTTGCTAAAAAGTACTTAAATCCAAACCAACGCGTAGAAATAGATTACTTACCAAAAAAAGACGATCAATAA
- a CDS encoding pitrilysin family protein — MKLSAFVVLFFIALSVSAQIDRSKQPKAGPAPKITLEEPGEFELKNGLKVLVVENHKLPRVSYSLRIDNSPIFEGDIAGVTSVLGSMLGNGTTSIPKDAFNEEIDFLGASLNLGFGSGFASSLTQYSERIMELMADAVINPLLTEEEFEAEKTKLIENLKNSDKNPDAIAGRVGSALSYGKLHPYGEFTTEETIKNITFDNIKAYYQQYMNPDNAYLVVIGDVDFRTVEKQVKKYFKDWETDASVSTTIPKTAESLPVPQINFIDVPGATQSNISVTNNVSLKMSDSDYFSALIANEILGGGGEGYLFLNLREKHGYTYGSYSRLGANRYGMSRFSTTAKVRNTVTDSAVVETLKEIKRINNEPVDAEVLRNVKAKYTGNFVMALERPETIASYALNIKLNNLPKDFYETYLQKINDVTIEDVQTAAKKYMRPENARVIVVGNGSEVLENLEKVGLPIRYYDKYADLTTKPEYEIEMPADMNANKVLNAYIDAIGGKANLDKVNSVYITAEAELQPGVVINLEMKKTIKNQSLQQISVMGQTQKQVLDGTAGYSFAQGQRKDMTEAEVKEAQVESSPFPEVNYLNGGVTLEKIEKIEGENAYKIKVDEKTSVYYSVETGLKIKEIEASEMGQSATFFSNYKDVSGVKFPFKISQTMGPRTIDFIVSEIKVNEDVSDADFE, encoded by the coding sequence ATGAAACTATCTGCTTTTGTTGTCCTGTTCTTTATCGCTCTAAGCGTTTCAGCTCAAATAGACCGATCTAAACAACCAAAAGCTGGACCAGCTCCAAAAATTACTTTAGAGGAACCTGGCGAATTTGAATTGAAAAACGGCTTAAAAGTTTTAGTTGTTGAAAACCATAAATTACCACGTGTTTCCTATTCATTACGAATAGATAACAGCCCCATTTTTGAAGGTGATATTGCTGGTGTAACTAGCGTATTAGGCTCTATGTTAGGAAATGGAACAACATCCATTCCAAAAGATGCCTTTAATGAAGAAATTGACTTTTTAGGTGCTAGTCTTAATTTAGGTTTTGGAAGCGGTTTTGCTAGTTCATTAACGCAATATTCAGAACGTATTATGGAATTAATGGCAGATGCTGTTATTAATCCATTATTAACAGAAGAAGAGTTTGAAGCGGAAAAAACAAAGCTGATTGAAAACTTAAAAAATAGCGATAAAAACCCGGATGCTATTGCAGGTCGTGTTGGTAGTGCATTATCTTACGGAAAACTACATCCTTATGGCGAGTTTACAACCGAAGAAACAATTAAAAACATTACGTTTGATAATATTAAAGCCTATTACCAACAGTACATGAATCCTGACAACGCCTATTTAGTTGTTATTGGTGATGTTGATTTTAGAACCGTTGAGAAACAAGTAAAGAAATACTTTAAAGATTGGGAAACAGATGCTAGTGTATCCACTACAATTCCAAAAACAGCAGAAAGCTTACCAGTTCCTCAAATCAATTTTATTGATGTTCCTGGTGCAACACAGTCTAATATTTCTGTTACCAACAATGTTTCATTAAAAATGAGTGACTCTGATTATTTCTCGGCCTTAATTGCAAATGAAATACTTGGTGGTGGTGGCGAAGGTTATTTATTTTTAAACCTTCGTGAAAAGCACGGTTACACCTATGGTTCGTATTCCAGATTAGGTGCTAATCGCTATGGCATGTCTCGTTTTAGTACAACTGCCAAAGTTAGAAATACAGTTACAGATAGTGCCGTTGTGGAAACGCTTAAAGAAATTAAACGTATTAATAATGAACCTGTAGATGCAGAGGTATTGCGTAACGTAAAAGCTAAATACACTGGAAACTTTGTAATGGCTCTTGAACGTCCAGAAACTATTGCAAGTTATGCCTTGAATATTAAGTTAAACAACTTACCAAAAGATTTTTACGAAACGTATCTTCAAAAGATAAACGATGTAACTATTGAAGATGTACAAACAGCAGCAAAAAAATATATGCGACCTGAAAATGCGCGTGTTATTGTCGTTGGAAACGGAAGTGAAGTTCTTGAAAACCTTGAAAAAGTAGGCTTACCAATTCGCTATTATGATAAGTATGCGGATTTAACTACAAAACCAGAATACGAAATCGAAATGCCTGCGGACATGAATGCCAATAAAGTGCTTAACGCCTATATTGACGCTATTGGTGGCAAAGCAAATTTAGATAAGGTTAACTCGGTTTACATTACAGCTGAAGCAGAATTACAACCAGGTGTGGTAATTAATTTAGAAATGAAGAAAACCATAAAGAACCAATCATTACAACAAATAAGCGTTATGGGGCAAACGCAAAAACAAGTTTTAGATGGTACAGCTGGTTATTCGTTTGCGCAAGGTCAACGTAAAGATATGACGGAAGCCGAAGTTAAAGAAGCCCAGGTCGAGTCGTCTCCATTCCCTGAAGTAAACTATCTTAATGGTGGTGTTACTTTAGAGAAAATTGAAAAAATAGAAGGTGAAAATGCCTATAAAATTAAAGTTGACGAAAAAACTTCAGTGTATTACAGTGTTGAAACTGGCTTAAAAATCAAAGAAATAGAGGCTTCAGAAATGGGCCAATCTGCCACTTTCTTTAGTAACTATAAAGATGTGTCAGGTGTTAAATTTCCTTTTAAAATTTCGCAAACAATGGGTCCAAGAACAATTGACTTTATTGTATCAGAAATTAAAGTAAATGAAGATGTTTCAGATGCCGATTTCGAATAA
- a CDS encoding DMT family transporter, with amino-acid sequence MKQISSKWLYLVVLSVIWGTSFILIKKSLLGLTPYQLGAVRTIITGIFLLAVGFNKLKTIDKRQWKWIGASGFLGSFFPAFLFAIAETEIDSAVASILNSLVPLNTILLGFAVFKIASTKRQILGVIIGFVGTAILILKGAELNPEQNYLYAGFVIISTVMYAANVNIIKRYLQDVKPLAIAAGNYAVITIPALITLFFADFFTTETLSNPNLKMALVYVIILSFFGTALAKVLFNKLVQMSTPVFASSVTYLMPIIALVWGVLDGEGFSLWQGLGSLIVLLGVYLSHKRKK; translated from the coding sequence ATGAAGCAAATTAGTAGTAAGTGGTTATATTTAGTCGTGCTTTCCGTGATTTGGGGTACATCATTTATTCTCATTAAAAAATCACTTTTAGGACTTACACCGTATCAATTAGGTGCTGTTAGAACCATAATTACAGGAATTTTCTTGCTTGCTGTAGGTTTTAATAAGCTTAAAACCATTGATAAACGCCAATGGAAATGGATTGGTGCATCGGGTTTTTTAGGATCTTTTTTCCCCGCTTTTCTATTCGCAATTGCAGAAACTGAAATTGATAGTGCTGTAGCATCTATTTTAAATTCATTGGTGCCATTGAATACTATTTTATTAGGGTTTGCTGTTTTTAAAATAGCATCAACCAAGCGTCAAATTTTAGGTGTGATAATTGGGTTTGTTGGAACGGCTATCCTTATTTTAAAAGGTGCCGAGCTAAATCCGGAACAAAACTATTTATATGCTGGTTTTGTTATAATTTCAACAGTAATGTATGCGGCTAATGTGAATATTATTAAACGCTATTTACAAGATGTGAAACCCTTAGCTATTGCAGCCGGAAATTATGCGGTTATTACTATTCCTGCTTTAATAACTTTATTTTTTGCAGATTTTTTCACCACGGAAACTTTATCCAATCCAAATTTAAAAATGGCATTGGTTTATGTCATCATTTTATCCTTTTTTGGGACGGCTTTGGCAAAAGTGCTATTTAATAAACTGGTTCAAATGTCTACGCCAGTTTTTGCGTCTTCAGTCACTTATTTGATGCCTATTATTGCATTGGTTTGGGGTGTTTTGGATGGTGAAGGCTTTAGTTTATGGCAAGGTTTAGGTTCGCTTATTGTTTTACTAGGTGTGTATTTATCTCATAAGCGAAAAAAATAA